One bacterium genomic region harbors:
- a CDS encoding FMN-binding protein, translated as MRSRRVALGLLFFVAVGSLPAAAEVFASKQEALATAFPQADRVEHRSEVLDDAQAEQIEQLARSALESRLVTLYTAWKDDRVEGYAFIDVHTVRTQPEAFLVVLSPEGQVRSVRMLAFYEPPEYRPPNRWLEQFKARRVAWLRADRAAGGEIHGIAGSTLSSRAVTGGVRRSLAFYQLLVSPSSAEVATRETASQSAAGGGGR; from the coding sequence TTGCGTTCTAGACGGGTCGCACTCGGCTTGCTTTTCTTCGTCGCTGTCGGCAGCCTGCCGGCGGCGGCCGAGGTGTTTGCCTCCAAGCAGGAGGCGCTCGCCACCGCGTTCCCCCAGGCCGACCGTGTCGAGCACCGCTCCGAGGTCCTCGACGACGCCCAGGCCGAGCAGATCGAGCAACTGGCGCGCTCGGCTCTCGAGAGCCGGCTCGTGACCCTCTACACGGCCTGGAAGGACGACCGGGTGGAGGGCTACGCCTTCATTGATGTCCACACGGTCCGCACCCAGCCCGAGGCTTTTCTCGTGGTGCTCAGCCCGGAAGGCCAGGTACGCTCCGTCCGCATGCTCGCCTTCTATGAGCCCCCGGAATACCGCCCCCCGAATCGCTGGCTCGAGCAGTTCAAGGCGCGCCGTGTCGCATGGCTGCGGGCCGACCGGGCGGCCGGTGGGGAGATCCACGGCATCGCCGGCTCGACGCTCTCCTCCCGCGCCGTCACCGGCGGTGTCCGGCGTTCGCTCGCCTTCTACCAGCTCCTTGTCAGCCCCAGCAGTGCCGAGGTAGCCACCCGCGAAACGGCCTCACAGAGTGCCGCCGGCGGTGGGGGACGTTAG
- a CDS encoding FAD:protein FMN transferase, whose product MPHVPFGFAAFGLAALAASVLGCAHPATSVRVSDGRPAMGTILEITLYTTDAEAGRLLVDRLYRRVAELEAELTTWDPTSATSRLNAAAGTEHLPVPPALRALLSLGVRAARETDGVFDVSVAPLMTLWRQAGERGRIPVIGEIDAARGRIGSERIEIDRDTAALEPEMAVSFDGVAKGWALDRLGEMLADAGIERALLDFGGSSWLARGAPPNAAGWWVLIADLAGRRHLAVLKDESLSVSESLGQGIEIDGRFFSHAIDPRSGWPVETRRLAAVRAKLGAEAEIWSTALLIFSEEEGRRRIEAREDLEALWIEADGRVHGTEGFGLEWAAGHHGSDRP is encoded by the coding sequence ATGCCGCACGTCCCCTTCGGGTTTGCAGCCTTCGGGCTCGCAGCCCTGGCGGCCAGCGTGCTCGGCTGCGCACACCCGGCCACCTCCGTTCGTGTTTCCGATGGACGACCGGCCATGGGGACGATCCTCGAGATCACTCTCTACACCACCGACGCCGAAGCGGGACGCTTGCTGGTCGACCGTCTCTACCGGCGGGTTGCCGAGCTGGAAGCGGAGCTGACCACCTGGGATCCGACGAGCGCGACGAGCCGCCTGAATGCCGCGGCCGGAACCGAACACCTACCCGTGCCTCCCGCACTCCGAGCACTTCTCTCGTTGGGCGTGCGGGCCGCTCGGGAGACCGACGGTGTATTCGATGTGAGCGTCGCCCCGCTGATGACCCTTTGGCGTCAGGCGGGGGAGCGCGGGCGCATTCCGGTGATCGGCGAGATCGATGCGGCACGAGGTCGCATCGGCTCAGAGCGGATCGAGATCGATCGGGACACGGCCGCCCTCGAGCCGGAGATGGCCGTCTCCTTCGACGGTGTCGCCAAGGGCTGGGCCCTCGACCGGCTCGGGGAGATGCTCGCAGATGCGGGGATCGAACGGGCGCTGCTCGATTTCGGAGGCAGCAGTTGGCTGGCGCGAGGTGCCCCGCCGAATGCAGCCGGTTGGTGGGTCCTGATTGCTGACCTGGCCGGCCGCCGGCATCTCGCCGTGTTGAAGGACGAGAGTCTGTCGGTCTCGGAGAGCCTCGGCCAGGGCATCGAAATCGACGGGCGCTTCTTCAGCCATGCAATCGATCCACGCAGCGGTTGGCCCGTGGAAACGCGACGTCTGGCGGCCGTGCGCGCGAAGCTCGGCGCCGAAGCGGAAATCTGGAGCACTGCTCTCCTGATCTTCTCCGAAGAAGAAGGCCGACGGCGAATCGAAGCAAGAGAAGATCTCGAGGCCCTGTGGATCGAGGCCGACGGACGCGTCCACGGCACCGAAGGCTTTGGCTTGGAATGGGCGGCAGGCCACCACGGAAGCGACAGGCCATGA
- a CDS encoding NUDIX hydrolase translates to MRAALDTCFRAGLRLAWLGLRVYFAVFHPTVRASVVLVHWDGKLLLVTNSYRKGHGFPGGMLRWREDPRDGACRELEEEVGITASRDQLHPLGLFLRKEWGAEIQMHAFSLDVDEEPSFEIDHREVVAAEFHSIDDAAERLPESHEMIRHFAEETSMLVRSRAEDT, encoded by the coding sequence ATGAGGGCTGCCCTCGACACATGTTTTCGTGCCGGGCTGCGTCTCGCGTGGCTGGGGCTCCGAGTGTACTTCGCTGTCTTCCACCCCACGGTGAGAGCCAGTGTGGTGCTGGTTCATTGGGATGGGAAATTGCTGCTCGTGACGAACTCCTACCGGAAGGGCCACGGGTTTCCGGGTGGCATGCTCAGATGGCGCGAAGATCCTCGCGACGGTGCATGCCGTGAGTTGGAGGAAGAGGTCGGGATCACAGCCTCCCGGGATCAACTGCATCCCCTTGGACTCTTCTTGCGAAAGGAATGGGGTGCCGAGATCCAGATGCACGCTTTCAGCCTGGACGTCGACGAGGAACCCAGCTTCGAGATCGATCACCGGGAAGTGGTTGCGGCGGAATTCCATTCGATCGATGACGCCGCCGAGAGGCTTCCGGAATCCCACGAGATGATCAGGCACTTCGCGGAAGAGACGAGCATGTTGGTAAGGTCCCGAGCCGAGGACACATGA